The following are from one region of the Rhipicephalus microplus isolate Deutch F79 chromosome 1, USDA_Rmic, whole genome shotgun sequence genome:
- the LOC142775982 gene encoding uncharacterized protein LOC142775982 yields MRPTKKKTLQSFGARKRAMKLVRAARLSARTCADGTCGAASASSTQESGRIDAPSNGTPAPPVQEFVVTSAPGVSCSSTVASASSLSSASSAIASSTVHLRTSFLTCEEKEAADQQRAAVQRELGAMPATERKFQAMERDHEAATATSEGEKFFNVQMDALDGLLSRTPCHRCTAIGMKVRGGTQLGLAAKLELVCLHCGVVSSSWSSSRQDDTKAFDVNVRAIMATKQIGKGQTALNDFWAAMNVSHRGLPHKTFQKHLKKFREPQTQCIENFYAESASAVKATYKEMDQYFTRDITVCYDETWHKHGHTSHIGVGAIIEYHTGLILDAVVLSNQCLGCQVGPKAGDADYACWLENHVCQKNTDSKSGRMEVEAAIILFSRSLSKHNLHYTTLVSDGNSATFSALVQENVYGLVPISKEECLNHVQKRMGTALRNLVQKSDKALGGKGRLTKALIDKLTDYYGWALRNNSDDVAAMRRAVMASYHHVTSTDEEPHHDLCPEGADSWCRHKASKITGVPPPKHSYKLPRYVADALLPIYERLSQASLLQRCLGAKTQNASESFHSVLWSLMPKEQHASLIAVETALHDAVLRYNAGFYRATQELASSVGLTPGHLAIQRAAEKDSLRLKKAKKRSLEKMERRQRKRVPKDTSSYAAGSF; encoded by the coding sequence atgcgcccaacgaaaaagaagacgctacaatcgttcggtgcaaggaagcgagctatgaagcttgtccgcgcggcgaggctctccgctcgcacgtgcgccgacggtacctgtggtgcagcttctgcttcatctacgcaagaaagtggtcgcatcgacgcgcctagcaacgggactcctgctccgccggtgcaagaatttgtcgttacaagtgcgcctggtgtctcgtgctcatcgacagtggcttccgcatcttctctttcatcggcctcgagtgcgatcgcgtcgtcaactgtgcatttgcgaacaagtttcctgacgtgcgaggagaaagaggcggcggatcaacaacgcgctgctgtgcaaagagaacttggcgctatgccagcaacagagcggaaatttcaggcaatggagcgcgatcatgaagctgccaccgctacaagtgaaggcgaaaaatttttcaatgtgcaaatggatgccctagacggcctgctatctcggaccccgtgccaccggtgcaccgcgattgggatgaaggtacgaggaggcacccaacttggacttgctgcaaagcttgagctagtatgcttgcattgtggagtagtttcaagctcatggagttcatctcgtcaggatgacacaaaggcctttgatgtgaatgtaagagccattatggcaacaaaacaaataggcaagggacaaacagctctcaacgacttttgggcagcgatgaacgtgtcccatcgtggcctccctcacaagacctttcagaagcacctgaagaaattcagggaaccgcagacacaatgcatagaaaatttctatgcagagtctgcttctgctgtaaaagccACTTACAAAGAAATGGATCAATATTTCACCAGGGATATAACAGTTTGTTATGATGAAACATGGCACAAGCATGGGCACACATCCCATATTGGAGTCGGGGCAATTATCGAATACCATACGGGCCTTATATTGGACGCCGTTGTTCTGTCTAATCAGTGCCTTGGTTGCCAAGTAGGGCCAAAGGCTGGAGACGCAGACTATGCATGCTGGCTGGAGAATCAtgtgtgccagaaaaacaccgactctaaatcagggagaatggaggttgaggcagctatcatcctcttttcacgctcactgtcgaagcacaacctccattacacaacgctcgtgtctgatggaaatagtgccaccttctctgcccttgtacaagaaaatgtttatggactggtccccatttcaaaagaggaatgcctgaaccacgttcagaagaggatggggactgcacttcgcaaccttgtgcagaaaagtgacaaggctttgggagggaagggcaggctgacaaaggccctcatcgacaagttgacagattattatggctgggccctacggaacaattccgatgatgtggctgcaatgcggcgggcagtgatggcatcgtaccaccatgtgacgtcgacggatgaggagccgcaccacgacttgtgcccagagggtgcagactcctggtgtcgtcacaaagccagcaagattaccggtgttccacctccgaagcattcgtacaagctgccacgctatgttgcagatgcacttctacccatttatgagaggctctcacaggcttctcttctgcaacgctgcctgggagccaagacgcagaatgcatcagagtcctttcactctgtgctgtggtccctcatgcccaaagagcagcatgcgtcactgattgctgtggagacagcactgcatgatgcagtgctaagatacaatgctggcttctacagggccacccaagagctagcttcatcagtggggctaacacctggccacctggccattcaacgggcagccgagaaagattctctgcgcttgaaaaaggctaagaagcgatctctagagaagatggaaaggcggcaaagaaagagagtgccaaaggacacctccagttacgctgcaggttcattttag